One part of the Nostoc sp. PCC 7120 = FACHB-418 genome encodes these proteins:
- a CDS encoding DUF427 domain-containing protein — MYPQRIEPQPGQESVWDYPRPPRLEDTSKHIQIIFNGVIIADTQNAKRVLETSHPPSYYIPPGDIKMEYLIPTPQSSFCEWKGLAGYYTIRVGDKEAQNAAWFYPNPTTAFASLQDHVAFYAHLMEACYVDGDQVEPQPGNFYGGWITKDVVGPFKGIPGSWGW, encoded by the coding sequence ATGTATCCTCAACGTATTGAACCTCAACCGGGACAAGAATCTGTTTGGGACTATCCTCGTCCCCCTCGCTTGGAGGACACAAGCAAACACATTCAGATAATTTTTAATGGGGTAATCATCGCCGATACCCAAAATGCCAAGCGTGTTTTAGAAACAAGCCATCCGCCTTCCTATTACATTCCTCCAGGGGATATTAAAATGGAATACCTCATCCCTACACCACAATCGAGTTTTTGTGAGTGGAAAGGATTAGCGGGTTACTATACCATCCGCGTGGGAGATAAAGAAGCGCAAAACGCAGCCTGGTTTTACCCCAATCCGACAACAGCATTTGCATCGCTGCAAGATCATGTCGCATTCTATGCCCATCTTATGGAGGCTTGCTATGTTGATGGCGATCAGGTGGAACCACAACCGGGAAATTTTTATGGTGGTTGGATAACGAAAGATGTCGTCGGCCCTTTTAAAGGTATCCCTGGTAGTTGGGGATGGTGA
- a CDS encoding universal stress protein — protein MYPVKRGKHKIFIGMAPGVGKTYRMLEEAQALKQEGIDVVIGLLETHGRKETADKAAGLEVVPRQQIARGGLTLTEMDTDAILKRCLSTSRYGSTPQLVLVDELAHTNVPGSPREKRYEDVEIILAAGIDVYSTMNVQHLESLNDVVAKITGVVVRERVPDRILKEADEVVVVDVTPETLQERLIEGKIYAPQKIQQSLDNFFQRRNLIALRELALREVADNVEEEAIPGVNASTANGQFCNIHERVLVCISTYPQSVQLLRRGARLANYMNAPLYVVFVANPEQFLTKEESLHIDTCEKLCKEFAGTFIRVTSGDIGKAIAQVAEQYRITQIVIGESQRSRWQILLKGSLTHKLVRLLKNIDLHIIATEKTPSAKR, from the coding sequence ATGTATCCAGTAAAGCGGGGCAAACATAAAATTTTTATTGGTATGGCTCCGGGTGTAGGGAAAACTTACCGGATGCTAGAAGAAGCACAGGCTCTTAAACAAGAGGGAATTGATGTTGTTATTGGTCTGTTAGAAACTCACGGACGCAAAGAGACAGCCGATAAAGCAGCAGGGCTAGAAGTTGTTCCACGTCAGCAAATAGCCAGAGGTGGATTAACACTCACTGAAATGGATACAGATGCTATTTTAAAGCGATGTCTATCAACAAGCCGCTATGGGTCTACACCCCAGTTAGTATTAGTTGATGAACTAGCTCACACAAACGTCCCTGGCTCACCACGAGAAAAACGCTATGAAGATGTAGAAATCATCTTAGCCGCAGGTATTGATGTCTATTCCACCATGAATGTGCAGCATTTGGAAAGTCTCAATGATGTGGTAGCGAAAATCACTGGTGTGGTTGTCAGAGAGCGTGTACCTGATAGGATTCTGAAAGAAGCCGATGAAGTTGTGGTTGTAGATGTTACACCTGAAACCTTACAAGAAAGGTTAATAGAAGGGAAAATTTATGCACCACAAAAAATTCAACAATCCCTAGATAACTTTTTTCAACGTCGTAACCTCATTGCTTTGCGGGAATTGGCTTTGCGGGAAGTAGCAGACAATGTAGAAGAAGAAGCGATACCAGGGGTAAACGCCAGTACAGCCAATGGACAATTCTGTAATATTCACGAACGAGTTTTGGTTTGTATCTCTACATATCCCCAATCCGTACAATTGTTACGTCGGGGTGCAAGACTCGCAAATTACATGAATGCACCCTTATATGTAGTATTTGTTGCTAATCCTGAACAATTCCTCACCAAAGAAGAAAGCTTACACATCGACACTTGCGAGAAATTGTGTAAAGAATTTGCAGGTACTTTTATTCGTGTGACTAGTGGTGATATAGGTAAAGCGATCGCCCAGGTTGCTGAACAATATCGTATTACACAAATCGTCATCGGTGAAAGTCAGCGATCGCGTTGGCAAATTCTCCTCAAAGGTTCTTTAACTCACAAGTTAGTCCGCTTGCTAAAAAACATCGATTTACACATCATTGCTACCGAAAAAACACCCTCAGCCAAGCGCTAA
- the kdpC gene encoding K(+)-transporting ATPase subunit C, which yields MSFIREILRAIRITLIFWLVTAIIYPLAILVVGQGLFPIQANGSIMENIEGTPIGSTLISQVFTSEKYFHSRPSAVRYSQGRKAKPTGISGGSNLAPSNPALLERIIEEANQLRDENVQPIADLIYSSGSGLDPHISVQAARQQLERVARARGVQPDEILLAINKFTDGRFLGIFGEPGVNVLRLNYALDLQDINRQQN from the coding sequence ATGTCTTTTATTCGAGAAATTTTGAGAGCAATTCGTATTACTCTAATCTTTTGGTTAGTGACAGCCATTATTTATCCTCTCGCTATTTTAGTAGTTGGGCAAGGTTTATTTCCCATCCAAGCTAACGGTAGCATCATGGAAAATATAGAAGGAACACCAATAGGTTCAACCTTAATTAGTCAAGTATTCACTTCCGAAAAATATTTTCACAGTCGTCCTAGTGCGGTTAGATATAGTCAAGGCAGAAAAGCCAAGCCAACAGGTATATCTGGTGGTAGCAATCTAGCTCCTAGCAACCCAGCACTGCTTGAGCGCATCATTGAGGAAGCAAATCAACTCCGTGATGAGAATGTTCAACCTATTGCCGATTTAATTTATAGTTCCGGTTCGGGCTTAGATCCCCATATTTCTGTTCAAGCTGCAAGACAACAGTTAGAAAGAGTCGCTCGCGCCCGTGGTGTTCAACCAGATGAAATTCTCCTGGCAATTAATAAGTTCACTGATGGTAGATTTTTAGGAATTTTTGGTGAACCAGGAGTTAATGTTCTGCGATTAAATTATGCTCTCGATTTGCAAGATATCAATCGTCAACAAAACTGA
- the kdpF gene encoding K(+)-transporting ATPase subunit F: MKKGIDGYDKFFMVDLIQAITSAFSETIAYIWSRWTKQQLPLAIALILCFHLIINPRVYAATSITLNQNSPWAFGILGAVIAGLVIYLFVVIFQPERF, translated from the coding sequence ATGAAAAAAGGAATTGATGGATATGACAAGTTTTTCATGGTGGATTTGATACAGGCGATTACCTCCGCTTTTTCGGAGACTATTGCCTATATTTGGTCAAGATGGACAAAACAACAGCTACCCTTAGCGATCGCCCTTATTTTATGTTTCCATCTCATCATTAACCCCAGAGTCTATGCAGCTACTAGTATTACACTAAATCAAAACTCCCCCTGGGCTTTTGGTATTTTAGGAGCAGTGATCGCCGGACTTGTTATTTACTTATTTGTCGTTATTTTTCAACCAGAGCGCTTTTAA
- the kdpB gene encoding potassium-transporting ATPase subunit KdpB yields the protein MNPVAPTRKVKPPRNRPSDRRQARKKARIKTKGIYLRAIKDAFVKLNPKSAIKNPVMFVVWVATLVTLAVTINPDLFGPNQQKNPQLFNGLLTGILFFTVWFANFAEAVAEGRGKAQADTLRSTKSEAIAKQLSPDGTIAEVPSTNLKQGDTVYVVAGDIIPADGEVIMGVASVDESAITGESAPVLKESGSDVASSVTGGTRIISDELIVRVTSDPGKGFIDRMIALVEGAERSKTPNEVALTVLLAVLSLVFLFVIATLPAFAYYADTPVNVPTLIALLVALIPTTIGGLLSAIGIAGMDRVAQFNVIATSGRAVEVCGDINTLVLDKTGTITLGNRLAEEFIPINGYSVEQLASVAWAASVFDDTPEGKSIVRLAEKLGIRYDLDPNLAQAVEFSAKTRMSGTNLPGGREARKGAVGAIQGFVRSRNGQTIPELDAAYERVSQQGGTPLAVCLDNEIYGVIYLKDIVKSGIRERFDQLRRMGVRTIMLTGDNHITASVIAQEAGVDDFIAEATPEDKISVIQREQAQGKLVAMTGDGTNDAPALAQANVGVAMNTGTQAAKEAANMVDLDSDPTKLIDIVSIGKQLLITRGALTTFSIANDIAKYFAIIPVIFAAANLQSLNIMNLTSTNSAVLSALIYNALIIPALIPLALKGVQFRPLTANQLLQRNILIYGLGGVIAPFIAIKLIDILITLVGLA from the coding sequence ATGAACCCAGTTGCACCTACCCGAAAAGTTAAACCCCCCCGCAATCGTCCGAGCGATCGCCGACAAGCACGTAAGAAAGCTAGAATCAAAACCAAAGGAATTTACCTCAGGGCTATTAAGGATGCTTTTGTTAAACTCAATCCCAAATCTGCCATTAAAAACCCTGTCATGTTTGTGGTTTGGGTAGCAACACTCGTCACCTTAGCCGTGACTATTAATCCCGACTTATTTGGCCCCAATCAACAGAAAAATCCCCAACTTTTCAACGGTCTATTAACCGGGATTTTATTTTTTACTGTTTGGTTTGCTAACTTTGCCGAAGCCGTCGCCGAGGGTAGAGGTAAAGCCCAAGCTGATACATTGCGCTCAACTAAATCAGAAGCGATCGCCAAACAACTTTCTCCTGATGGCACAATTGCAGAAGTCCCTTCCACTAACCTCAAACAAGGCGACACTGTATATGTAGTAGCTGGCGATATTATTCCCGCCGACGGGGAAGTAATTATGGGTGTCGCCTCAGTGGATGAATCAGCAATTACTGGGGAATCTGCCCCAGTTCTCAAAGAATCAGGCTCAGATGTTGCTAGTTCCGTTACTGGTGGAACACGGATTATTTCCGATGAACTGATTGTCAGGGTGACATCTGACCCAGGTAAAGGTTTTATTGACCGAATGATTGCCTTGGTAGAAGGTGCAGAACGCAGCAAAACACCTAATGAAGTCGCTTTGACTGTCTTATTGGCAGTTTTGAGCTTGGTATTTCTATTTGTGATTGCCACCTTACCTGCATTTGCCTACTATGCTGATACACCAGTTAATGTCCCGACTTTAATTGCCTTATTAGTTGCATTGATCCCCACCACCATCGGCGGGTTACTCAGCGCTATTGGCATTGCTGGTATGGATAGAGTTGCCCAATTTAACGTCATCGCCACCTCTGGACGGGCAGTAGAAGTCTGTGGTGATATTAATACCCTAGTGTTAGATAAAACAGGCACAATCACCTTGGGTAATCGTTTGGCTGAAGAGTTTATTCCCATTAATGGTTACTCTGTAGAACAATTAGCCAGCGTTGCTTGGGCTGCTAGCGTTTTTGACGATACACCAGAAGGCAAATCAATTGTCCGCCTAGCTGAGAAATTAGGTATCAGGTATGACCTAGATCCCAACCTAGCCCAAGCAGTAGAATTTTCTGCCAAAACACGGATGAGTGGCACTAATTTACCTGGTGGAAGGGAAGCAAGAAAGGGAGCAGTCGGTGCGATTCAAGGGTTTGTGCGTTCTCGTAATGGGCAAACTATCCCAGAATTAGACGCAGCCTATGAGCGAGTCTCCCAACAGGGAGGTACACCCCTAGCAGTTTGCCTAGATAACGAAATTTACGGTGTCATCTACCTAAAAGACATTGTTAAATCTGGGATTCGAGAACGATTTGACCAGTTGCGGCGGATGGGAGTACGTACCATTATGCTCACTGGTGATAACCACATCACAGCCTCTGTCATCGCCCAAGAAGCCGGAGTTGATGACTTTATCGCCGAGGCCACACCAGAAGATAAAATCAGCGTCATTCAACGAGAACAAGCACAAGGCAAACTCGTAGCCATGACGGGAGACGGAACCAATGATGCGCCAGCCTTAGCCCAAGCTAATGTTGGTGTAGCCATGAACACGGGAACCCAAGCCGCCAAGGAAGCCGCCAACATGGTAGATTTGGACTCAGACCCCACAAAACTGATTGATATTGTCAGTATTGGTAAACAATTGCTGATTACCCGTGGTGCGTTGACTACATTTTCCATTGCGAATGACATTGCTAAATACTTTGCCATTATTCCGGTCATATTTGCGGCGGCTAATCTGCAAAGCCTGAATATTATGAATTTGACTAGTACTAACTCTGCTGTGCTGTCGGCTCTAATTTACAACGCCTTAATTATTCCGGCTCTCATCCCCTTAGCTTTAAAAGGTGTGCAGTTTAGACCATTAACAGCCAATCAGTTACTTCAACGTAATATTCTCATTTATGGCTTAGGTGGAGTGATTGCACCATTTATCGCTATTAAATTGATAGATATATTAATTACTCTGGTTGGGTTGGCATGA